One genomic window of Cricetulus griseus strain 17A/GY chromosome 3, alternate assembly CriGri-PICRH-1.0, whole genome shotgun sequence includes the following:
- the Tgfb1i1 gene encoding transforming growth factor beta-1-induced transcript 1 protein isoform X3 — MAISHRQGLENLQEPPGTRIICTVCKPRSPKPVAPVAPPFSSSSGVLGNGLCELDRLLQELNATQFNITDEIMSQFPSSKMAEGEEKEDQTEDKNTPTVPPSTFPVPSKPSATSATLELDRLMASLSDFRVQNHLPASGPSQPPAASSTQEGCPSPPGQTSKGSLDTMLGLLQSDLSRRGVPTQAKGLCGSCNKPIAGQVVTALGKAWHPEHFLCSGCSTTLGGSSFFEKDGAPFCPECYFERFSPRCGFCNQPIRHKMVTALGTHWHPEHFCCVSCGEPFGEEGFHEREGRPYCRRDFLQLFAPRCQGCQGPILDNYISALSALWHPDCFVCRECLAPFSGGSFFEHEGRPLCENHFHAQRGSLCATCGLPVTGRCVSALGRRFHPDHFTCTFCLRPLTKGSFQERAGKPYCQPCFLKLFG, encoded by the exons ATGGCCATCAGCCACAG ACAGGGTCTGGAGAACCTTCAGGAGCCTCCGGGGACAAGGATCATCTGTACAG TATGCAAACCTCGGTCCCCAAAGCCTGTGGCCCCCGTGGCTCCTCCGTTCTCCTCTTCCAGTGGTGTCCTGGGCAATGGGCTCTGTGAGCTAGATCGTTTGCTTCAGGAACTTAATGCCACCCAGTTTAACATCACAG ATGAGATAATGTCTCAGTTCCCATCTAGTAAGATGGctgaaggggaagagaaggaggaccAAACTGAAGACAAGAACACACCCACTGT TCCTCCCAGCACATTCCCTGTGCCCTCCAAGCCTTCAGCCACCTCAGCCACTCTCGAGTTGGATAGACTGATGGCATCACTCTCTGACTTTCGTGTCCAGAACCAC CTTCCAGCCTCAGGGCCATCTCAGCCCCCAGCGGCGAGCTCCACCCAAGAGGGGTGCCCTTCTCCACCAGGACAGACGAGCAAGGGCAGTCTGGACACCATGCTGGGGCTGCTGCAATCCGACCTCAGTCGCCGTGGTGTTCCCACTCAGGCCAAAGGCCTCTGTGGCTCCTGCAATAAACCTATTGCTGGGCAA GTGGTAACGGCTCTGGGCAAAGCCTGGCACCCTGAGCACTTCCTTTGCAGCGGTTGTTCCACAACCCTGGGAGGCAGCAGTTTCTTCGAGAAGGATGGGGCTCCCTTTTGCCCCGAGTGCTACTTCGAGCGCTTCTCCCCACGTTGTGGCTTCTGCAACCAACCCATCCGACAT AAAATGGTTACTGCCTTGGGCACCCACTGGCACCCAGAACATTTCTGCTGCGTCAGCTGTGGGGAGCCCTTTGGAGAAGAGG GTTTCCACGAGCGGGAGGGCCGCCCCTACTGCCGGAGGGACTTCCTGCAGCTGTTCGCCCCACGCTGCCAGGGCTGCCAAGGCCCCATTTTGGATAACTACATCTCCGCACTCAGCGCGCTCTGGCACCCAGACTGCTTCGTCTGCAGG GAATGTCTCGCGCCCTTCTCCGGAGGCAGCTTTTTTGAGCACGAGGGACGCCCGCTGTGTGAGAACCATTTCCATGCCCAGCGTGGTTCGCTGTGTGCCACGTGTGGCCTCCCAGTGACTGGCCGCTGTGTGTCTGCTCTGGGCCGTCGCTTCCACCCGGATCACTTCACCTGCACCTTCTGCCTGCGCCCACTCACAAAAGGCTCCTTCCAGGAGCGTGCCGGCAAGCCTTACTGCCAGCCTTGCTTCCTGAAGCTCTTCGGCTGA
- the Tgfb1i1 gene encoding transforming growth factor beta-1-induced transcript 1 protein isoform X2, translating into MSRLGAPKERPPETLTPPPPYGHQPQTGSGEPSGASGDKDHLYSTVCKPRSPKPVAPVAPPFSSSSGVLGNGLCELDRLLQELNATQFNITDEIMSQFPSSKMAEGEEKEDQTEDKNTPTVPPSTFPVPSKPSATSATLELDRLMASLSDFRVQNHLPASGPSQPPAASSTQEGCPSPPGQTSKGSLDTMLGLLQSDLSRRGVPTQAKGLCGSCNKPIAGQVVTALGKAWHPEHFLCSGCSTTLGGSSFFEKDGAPFCPECYFERFSPRCGFCNQPIRHKMVTALGTHWHPEHFCCVSCGEPFGEEGFHEREGRPYCRRDFLQLFAPRCQGCQGPILDNYISALSALWHPDCFVCRECLAPFSGGSFFEHEGRPLCENHFHAQRGSLCATCGLPVTGRCVSALGRRFHPDHFTCTFCLRPLTKGSFQERAGKPYCQPCFLKLFG; encoded by the exons ATGTCACGGTTAGGGGCTCCAAAAGAGCGCCCGCCAGAGACACTCACACCTCCCCCACCCTATGGCCATCAGCCACAG ACAGGGTCTGGAGAACCTTCAGGAGCCTCCGGGGACAAGGATCATCTGTACAG CACAGTATGCAAACCTCGGTCCCCAAAGCCTGTGGCCCCCGTGGCTCCTCCGTTCTCCTCTTCCAGTGGTGTCCTGGGCAATGGGCTCTGTGAGCTAGATCGTTTGCTTCAGGAACTTAATGCCACCCAGTTTAACATCACAG ATGAGATAATGTCTCAGTTCCCATCTAGTAAGATGGctgaaggggaagagaaggaggaccAAACTGAAGACAAGAACACACCCACTGT TCCTCCCAGCACATTCCCTGTGCCCTCCAAGCCTTCAGCCACCTCAGCCACTCTCGAGTTGGATAGACTGATGGCATCACTCTCTGACTTTCGTGTCCAGAACCAC CTTCCAGCCTCAGGGCCATCTCAGCCCCCAGCGGCGAGCTCCACCCAAGAGGGGTGCCCTTCTCCACCAGGACAGACGAGCAAGGGCAGTCTGGACACCATGCTGGGGCTGCTGCAATCCGACCTCAGTCGCCGTGGTGTTCCCACTCAGGCCAAAGGCCTCTGTGGCTCCTGCAATAAACCTATTGCTGGGCAA GTGGTAACGGCTCTGGGCAAAGCCTGGCACCCTGAGCACTTCCTTTGCAGCGGTTGTTCCACAACCCTGGGAGGCAGCAGTTTCTTCGAGAAGGATGGGGCTCCCTTTTGCCCCGAGTGCTACTTCGAGCGCTTCTCCCCACGTTGTGGCTTCTGCAACCAACCCATCCGACAT AAAATGGTTACTGCCTTGGGCACCCACTGGCACCCAGAACATTTCTGCTGCGTCAGCTGTGGGGAGCCCTTTGGAGAAGAGG GTTTCCACGAGCGGGAGGGCCGCCCCTACTGCCGGAGGGACTTCCTGCAGCTGTTCGCCCCACGCTGCCAGGGCTGCCAAGGCCCCATTTTGGATAACTACATCTCCGCACTCAGCGCGCTCTGGCACCCAGACTGCTTCGTCTGCAGG GAATGTCTCGCGCCCTTCTCCGGAGGCAGCTTTTTTGAGCACGAGGGACGCCCGCTGTGTGAGAACCATTTCCATGCCCAGCGTGGTTCGCTGTGTGCCACGTGTGGCCTCCCAGTGACTGGCCGCTGTGTGTCTGCTCTGGGCCGTCGCTTCCACCCGGATCACTTCACCTGCACCTTCTGCCTGCGCCCACTCACAAAAGGCTCCTTCCAGGAGCGTGCCGGCAAGCCTTACTGCCAGCCTTGCTTCCTGAAGCTCTTCGGCTGA
- the Slc5a2 gene encoding sodium/glucose cotransporter 2, whose protein sequence is MLERMEERIKEGSEFGEQRVLIDNPADILVIAAYFLLVIGVGLWSMFRTNRGTVGGYFLAGRNMVWWPVGASLFASNIGSGHFVGLAGTGAASGLAVAGFEWNALFVVLLLGWLFVPVYLTAGVITMPQYLRKRFGGHRIRLYLSVLSLFLYIFTKISVDMFSGAVFIQQALGWNIYASVIALLGITMIYTVTGGLAALMYTDTVQTFVILAGAFILSGYAFHEVGGYSGLFDKYLGAATSLTVSKDPAIGNISSTCYQPRPDSYHLLRDPVTGDLPWPALLLGLTIVSGWYWCSDQVIVQRCLAGKNLTHIKAGCILCGYLKLMPMFLMVMPGMISRILYPDEVACVVPEVCKRVCGTEVGCSNIAYPQLVVRLMPNGLRGLMLAVMLAALMSSLASIFNSSSTLFTMDIYTRLRPRAGDRELLIVGRLWVVFIVAVSVAWLPVVQAAQGGQLFDYIQSISSYLAPPVSAVFVLALFVPRVNEKGAFWGLVGGLLMGLARLIPEFFFGSGSCVRPSACPALLCRVHYLYFAIVLFICSGLLTLVVSLCSAPIPQKHLHRLVFSLRHSKEEREDLDADELESPTLSPVQNGYQDHAVVIEDVQSPAPSLLSRCLLWFCGMSKSGPGSPPPTSEEVAATTRQLEDISEDPRWARVVNLNALLMMTVAVFLWGFYA, encoded by the exons ATGCTAGAGAGAATGGAGGAACGCATAAAGGAAGGCTCTGaatttggggagcagagggtcCTAATTGACAACCCTGCTGACATTCTGGTCATTGCTGCGTATTTCTTGCTGGTCATTGGCGTTGGCTTGTGG TCTATGTTCAGAACCAACAGAGGCACAGTTGGTGGCTACTTCTTGGCAGGACGAAACATGGTGTGGTGGCCG GTTGGAGCCTCTCTGTTCGCCAGCAACATTGGCAGCGGTCATTTTGTGGGCCTGGCAGGGACTGGTGCTGCAAGCGGCTTGGCTGTGGCTGGATTTGAGTGGAAt GCGCTCTTTGTGGTGCTGCTGCTCGGCTGGCTCTTCGTGCCCGTGTATCTGACCGCCGGTGTGATTACAATGCCTCAGTACCTACGCAAGCGCTTCGGGGGGCACCGTATCCGCCTCTACCTGTCGGTGCTCTCACTTTTTTTGTACATCTTCACCAAGATCTCG GTGGACATGTTTTCCGGGGCGGTATTCATACAGCAGGCCCTGGGCTGGAACATTTACGCTTCCGTCATTGCACTCTTGGGCATCACCATGATTTATACTGTGACAG GAGGGCTGGCAGCACTGATGTACACAGACACTGTGCAGACCTTTGTCATTCTTGCTGGGGCCTTCATCCTCAGTGGTTACG CTTTCCATGAAGTGGGCGGGTACTCGGGTCTCTTTGACAAATACCTGGGAGCAGCAACTTCGCTGACGGTGTCCAAGGACCCAGCTATTGGCAACATCTCCAGCACCTGCTACCAACCGAGGCCCGACTCCTATCACCTATTGCGTGACCCAGTGACAGGAGACCTGCCCTGGCCCGCACTGCTCCTGGGGCTTACCATTGTCTCAGGCTGGTATTGGTGCAGCGACCAG GTAATAGTGCAGCGCTGCCTGGCTGGGAAGAATCTGACTCACATCAAAGCTGGCTGCATCTTGTGTGGCTACCTGAAGCTGATGCCCATGTTCCTCATGGTCATGCCAGGCATGATCAGCCGCATCCTTTACCCAG ATGAAGTCGCGTGTGTGGTGCCCGAAGTGTGTAAGCGGGTGTGCGGCACTGAGGTGGGCTGCTCTAATATCGCCTACCCACAGCTTGTTGTGAGGCTCATGCCCAATG GTTTGCGTGGACTCATGCTAGCAGTCATGCTGGCTGCCCTCATGTCTTCCCTAGCATCAATCTTTAACAGCAGTAGCACACTTTTCACTATGGACATCTACACACGCCTGCGGCCTCGTGCGGGTGACAGGGAGCTGCTGATAGTTGGGAG GCTTTGGGTGGTATTCATTGTGGCCGTGTCAGTGGCTTGGCTCCCTGTGGTGCAGGCGGCGCAGGGTGGGCAGCTCTTCGACTACATCCAGTCTATCTCCAGCTACTTGGCGCCTCCCGTGTCGGCCGTCTTTGTACTTGCACTCTTCGTGCCCCGTGTGAATGAGAAG GGTGCTTTCTGGGGACTAGTTGGGGGCCTGCTGATGGGCCTAGCACGGCTCATACCTGAGTTCTTCTTTGGCTCGGGCAGCTGTGTGCGACCCTCAGCATGCCCAGCGCTCCTCTGCCGGGTACACTACCTCTATTTTGCCATCGTGCTCTTCATCTGCTCTGGCCTCCTCACACTTGTAGTCTCCCTGTGCAGTGCACCCATCCCACAGAAGCAT CTCCACCGCCTGGTTTTCAGTCTCCGGCACAGCAAGGAGGAACGGGAAGACCTAGATGCTGATGAGTTAGAAAGCCCGACCCTGTCCCCTGTACAGAATGGGTACCAGGATCATGCGGTGGTGATCGAAG ATGTCCAGTCCCCAGCGCCAAGCCTGCTCAGCAGGTGCCTTCTCTGGTTCTGTGGAATGAGCAAGAGTGGGCCAGGAAGTCCTCCACCTACTAGTGAGGAGGTGGCTGCAACAACTAGGCAGCTGGAGGACATCAGTGAGGACCCTCGCTGGGCCCGTGTCGTCAACCTCAACGCCCTGCTCATGATGACTGTGGCTGTGTTCCTCTGGGGCTTTTATGCATAA
- the Tgfb1i1 gene encoding transforming growth factor beta-1-induced transcript 1 protein isoform X4 has product MSPCSPFIAPPSTVSQRVPASIHGHGPASNSLTSPPRPRPHRTRPPPCSPQAVCQRTAMEDLDALLSDLETTTSHMSRLGAPKERPPETLTPPPPYGHQPQTGSGEPSGASGDKDHLYSTVCKPRSPKPVAPVAPPFSSSSGVLGNGLCELDRLLQELNATQFNITDEIMSQFPSSKMAEGEEKEDQTEDKNTPTVPPSTFPVPSKPSATSATLELDRLMASLSDFRVQNHLPASGPSQPPAASSTQEGCPSPPGQTSKGSLDTMLGLLQSDLSRRGVPTQAKGLCGSCNKPIAGQVVTALGKAWHPEHFLCSGCSTTLGGSSFFEKDGAPFCPECYFERFSPRCGFCNQPIRHKMVTALGTHWHPEHFCCVSCGEPFGEEGFHEREGRPYCRRDFLQLFAPRCQGCQGPILDNYISALSALWHPDCFVCRECLAPFSGGSFFEHEGRPLCENHFHAQRGSLCATCGLPVTGRCVSALGRRFHPDHFTCTFCLRPLTKGSFQERAGKPYCQPCFLKLFG; this is encoded by the exons ATGTCCCCATGCTCCCCCTTCATCGCTCCCCCCTCGACCGTATCCCAGCGGGTCCCGGCTTCCATACATGGTCACGGCCCTGCTTCTAACTCCCTGACGTCCCCCCCCCGTCCCCGCCCCCACCGGACACGGCCCCCGCCCTGCTCGCCCCAAGCTGTCTGCCAGCGCACCGCCATGGAGGACCTGG ATGCCCTGCTCTCTGACCTGGAGACCACCACTTCACACATGTCACGGTTAGGGGCTCCAAAAGAGCGCCCGCCAGAGACACTCACACCTCCCCCACCCTATGGCCATCAGCCACAG ACAGGGTCTGGAGAACCTTCAGGAGCCTCCGGGGACAAGGATCATCTGTACAG CACAGTATGCAAACCTCGGTCCCCAAAGCCTGTGGCCCCCGTGGCTCCTCCGTTCTCCTCTTCCAGTGGTGTCCTGGGCAATGGGCTCTGTGAGCTAGATCGTTTGCTTCAGGAACTTAATGCCACCCAGTTTAACATCACAG ATGAGATAATGTCTCAGTTCCCATCTAGTAAGATGGctgaaggggaagagaaggaggaccAAACTGAAGACAAGAACACACCCACTGT TCCTCCCAGCACATTCCCTGTGCCCTCCAAGCCTTCAGCCACCTCAGCCACTCTCGAGTTGGATAGACTGATGGCATCACTCTCTGACTTTCGTGTCCAGAACCAC CTTCCAGCCTCAGGGCCATCTCAGCCCCCAGCGGCGAGCTCCACCCAAGAGGGGTGCCCTTCTCCACCAGGACAGACGAGCAAGGGCAGTCTGGACACCATGCTGGGGCTGCTGCAATCCGACCTCAGTCGCCGTGGTGTTCCCACTCAGGCCAAAGGCCTCTGTGGCTCCTGCAATAAACCTATTGCTGGGCAA GTGGTAACGGCTCTGGGCAAAGCCTGGCACCCTGAGCACTTCCTTTGCAGCGGTTGTTCCACAACCCTGGGAGGCAGCAGTTTCTTCGAGAAGGATGGGGCTCCCTTTTGCCCCGAGTGCTACTTCGAGCGCTTCTCCCCACGTTGTGGCTTCTGCAACCAACCCATCCGACAT AAAATGGTTACTGCCTTGGGCACCCACTGGCACCCAGAACATTTCTGCTGCGTCAGCTGTGGGGAGCCCTTTGGAGAAGAGG GTTTCCACGAGCGGGAGGGCCGCCCCTACTGCCGGAGGGACTTCCTGCAGCTGTTCGCCCCACGCTGCCAGGGCTGCCAAGGCCCCATTTTGGATAACTACATCTCCGCACTCAGCGCGCTCTGGCACCCAGACTGCTTCGTCTGCAGG GAATGTCTCGCGCCCTTCTCCGGAGGCAGCTTTTTTGAGCACGAGGGACGCCCGCTGTGTGAGAACCATTTCCATGCCCAGCGTGGTTCGCTGTGTGCCACGTGTGGCCTCCCAGTGACTGGCCGCTGTGTGTCTGCTCTGGGCCGTCGCTTCCACCCGGATCACTTCACCTGCACCTTCTGCCTGCGCCCACTCACAAAAGGCTCCTTCCAGGAGCGTGCCGGCAAGCCTTACTGCCAGCCTTGCTTCCTGAAGCTCTTCGGCTGA